TAGACCCCAGCCGTCGCTGGCGCTCATCGACTGGTAACCGCCTTCACTGCTGAAGCGGCACCGAGTCCAGTTGATTTTTTTTAACTCAAACTTGCTATCCACGGCATACGCTCCACTAATTGGTTCCAGTACTCGGGTGATTGGCGGCGCAACAGTGCCAGCCTTCCTTGTGTTGCCCCGGACGGATTTTTCGCCACCAGATTGCAGGTGCGCGAAAGATCTCGACCGACGGCTGACGTATCGTCGTAACTGGCCAGATACGGCAGATCGTGCAGGACCGTGTACGCCCACACCGCGCGCCAATCCCACCAACCGAGCGGTGCTACCCGCCACGAGCCCGCTCGCTCGCCCACTTTGTACTGATGGATAAGCCCGTGGCGGGCCAGGGCGTTGCCGCGGGTACGGCGATTTTCTTGCGCCCGAATACCGACGAAGGCGACTGGGTACTGCTCCCATGGCCGGGTAAAAGCGACTTTGTCCGGGACCCGGTCGCCTTCGACATCGATCTCGAAATACTGCGTGTGCGGATACCGTGCGCAGTAGCGCCGGGCCATCCCCGCGTAGTCGTTCAGCAGCTGCTGGTGGGGCGCTGTCCAGAAAATCGCCGCGACCCGCGGATTGATCTGCTGTACTAGATGCAGCAGGGTCGTGCTGTCTTTGCCCCAGGAGACGGCTACGTAGGCTGGACCCAAGGTGAGGGCCTCGCGCACTACCGTCAGCGCTGCTTCGACGCACCGCTCGAATACAGGCAATTTCGAGTACGCCAAAAATCCCAGCCGTTCAGCTTCGTCCACCGCTCACTCCCTCGGCGGTTTCGAGCCGCACGATATTGCCTGTCGGCATCAAGCAAAGTGTCCAATTTTGTGGCATCCACCCAGGCGGGTGAGGTGCCCAGAGCATCCGCGGCTGGTTGTTCCACTCTGCGTTCAGCGAGGCCGCACCCACTGGTATCGGCCGCATCAACTGGCCTTCAGGACCCACCAGGTGCCAATCATTGTTGGCAAGGCACACTTGCCAGGACAAAATTTGCCCGTATCCGATATTGCGACGTCGGCCCAGTCCTGTCACCCGTTCGAGCAACCGCTTGATAGCCGTTGGTTCACCCAGCAACCACCAGTCGATTCGCTCGCTGGAGCGCAAAAAAATCGGCAGCCGGTACGATTTTTCTGGTCCGCAGGCGGTTTGGATGGTCGCTTTGCGTCTGCCCCAATCGACCGGATAAATCAGATCTGCCTCCCAGCGTTTGGTCGCCCAGTCGGTTTGCTGAAGCGCTTGAGTGTAATGGGGTGAGGAAACGCACCACCACCAGCCCCCGGGGTAACGATCGGGATCTCCTCCCCGGGCAACAGGCAAATCGGCGGTTTGCACCGTTTCGCTGGTCGGGGAGACACTGATGCCCCGCTCATCAAACCAGGCCCATTCCAACAGCGCATCCAAGCTAGGCGACCAATCGTCCATAACGCACACCGATGAGGCCAGGTGGGCCGTCACCCGCAGGGCAGTATGGTCCACGCTTCGCGCGGTGGACGGCGGGTGAGGTCTGATGGTAAATTTTTGATAGTCGTCGGTATTTGCCATAACTTTTCTTCCTCCGTAAATTTAATCTGATGCTCCTGGGCTACACGAGAGCCCGCTGGAATGAAAATGCCGCAGCCAAAATGGCGTTTTGCACCGATCCCTTCTGCCTGGATAAGCAGGGAATCGTAAATGTTTAACCCAGCAATAAAGAGACCATAGCCGACGACCACACCACCGGTGTTACCGACGCGCAACGCTCGGCGAGCAAAAACGCACCGCCCACCCACCGATTCGGTTTCAAGAATCACCTCGGCGTTGAAGATATTGAGGCTACCCAGGGCGCGGCGGACGGCCCAGGTAAGAGCAAGTGGATCGCAGCGCTCGATGCCTTTGTTTTTAATCACCACCATGCGCGCGTACAAAGTGGGAGCCGGGGTGAGCGGTTGCACCACCGGTGGGCCGCTCACCACCGAGTGCTCCCCCACCTGTAAACGTTGGCCTACCAGCGGATACACTTCGCCAAGACGTGCTAGCGGTAATCGCAGCACCAAACGCGAATTGTCCGTCAGCACGATAGTGTGATTGGCACCCTTTTTGCAGCCGCTCACACCAGCGATACTGAGCCACTTTGCCTCGTGCACTTCAGGCAGCAATTTAGAAAGGGTGCTAAAGAGCAGGTAGTTGTGGTCTGAAGGCAAGGTACTCCCGGCCAGTGGAAAGACCACATCGACGATGTGCGCGGTAGTAGCTGTGGTGCTCACGGCCTATGCCCCCAGCAGCCGTCGCAGGGACAGGGAGTCCTGCGACTTTGCAAGGAACTGCCGGTATTGCTCCAAGTGCTCCCGGTAGCGGGCGTACTGCTGCTGCGCCCTGGGGGAAAGCACCGCAGTGCCGGCCCCAAGACTCAAGTAGCGCCCGCGCACCGAGGCTGGAGTGTCTGGGGTGGTGCTGTGGGCCTCGAACCAAAGGTCCATTCGGCATAGCCCGTTGCCGCGGTTACCCTTGCCTCCTAGATAGGGCGATTGGCCAAAATCTACGAGGGCCGCTACTATAAACCCCTCTTCTGTCTGCGTCACATGGGCATCCCAGCGACTGTACAGTTGGCAGCCTGCCATCACCAGCCGATCGGAGGCGATCATCTGGTTGCTTTTTGCTGAGGAGGTGACTTTGCTCTCACTCGCTATCGCCTCCATGCCCGGCAGCATGTGATTACCCGCCTCCGCGGTGGCAGGAAGTAAAGCTTTGAGATATTGCTGTAGATTGGGGTCGTTGGTGCTATCGCGCCGGGTTGTCTGGTCCAATTGCACCAGTTGCGTCCAGGACTTCAAGCGGCACCGTAAGTACGGGATGTGCCTTTTTAAAGCTTCCCGGTAATTCTCTACCAAAGCGGGATCTGGTGGAGAGAAGGGGTCGTGCTGGAGTGCTTCGCGAGCTTTCGAAAGTTCCGACAAAGCCAATAAAACGTCGGGGTCGAGCACTCCGGGGAACTGCTCAAATACGTACCCTGCCGACTCGTAGCAGACGAGATAGGCAGAGCCGACGTTGATTCGGCCGGGGATCATCTGGGATTTGCTAGCCCCGAAGACACCGGCGGGCTTCGCCGTACCCAGAACAGACAAAGCCGGTAGAACTAAGCGCACCTGGGTGTCCAGATCCAGATCCGCCGCGGAAGGTCCGTCGAGCCTCCCCCCGGCAAAAAGTGTGTGATGTTCGTCAGGGCTGAGCTTCAATCCAAGAACATTGAGCGCGTCCGCTACGCCCCGGCGCCGCAAAAGACCGTTGCGCAAGGCGTTGCCCGAAAATACGAAGCACGAACGCGGTGCACCTTCAAGATCCAGCAATTGCAAAGTTTTGAGATTCGAGACATTGCCTTGCACCTGACCGATATGGCTGAGCGGTTCGAGCAAACTGATCACGCAGTGCAGCGTGAGACGTCGGCGGTCGTGGATATCGTAAGGTTCAAACACGGGCGCTATTCTCCACGTCGATGGATCCTTGTGCTTTTTCTTTACCGAGGGCGCGGTCCTCCTCGAATCGGAGGCGCACCAGCACGGCAATCACCTGGTACCGGGTGCGCAGCAGATCGATTAAGTCGTCTTCGTGCCGACCCTGCACCGCTAGAAAACTCAGCATGTCCCGCCAACCCAAAAACACCAGCGGCCCGTCACAGTCGCTATCGATCTTTTGGATTTCGCTGATCTCCCCCGAGGTGCTGGGCTGCGCCCGCAAAATCACCATCTGCGGTCGAACGACCCAGACCAGTTCCACAGGCCGCAGGTGGGCCACCAAACTCGCAGCGAGGTGGCACAGGTAGTCTTCGAGCGTGGCGGCCGTCTCGGACGAGTTGCGGATGGCCGATTCTAAGTAAACCCAAGTCCGGGT
This window of the Gloeobacter morelensis MG652769 genome carries:
- a CDS encoding phosphoadenosine phosphosulfate reductase family protein; the protein is MDEAERLGFLAYSKLPVFERCVEAALTVVREALTLGPAYVAVSWGKDSTTLLHLVQQINPRVAAIFWTAPHQQLLNDYAGMARRYCARYPHTQYFEIDVEGDRVPDKVAFTRPWEQYPVAFVGIRAQENRRTRGNALARHGLIHQYKVGERAGSWRVAPLGWWDWRAVWAYTVLHDLPYLASYDDTSAVGRDLSRTCNLVAKNPSGATQGRLALLRRQSPEYWNQLVERMPWIASLS
- the cas6 gene encoding type I-MYXAN CRISPR-associated protein Cas6/Cmx6, translated to MSTTATTAHIVDVVFPLAGSTLPSDHNYLLFSTLSKLLPEVHEAKWLSIAGVSGCKKGANHTIVLTDNSRLVLRLPLARLGEVYPLVGQRLQVGEHSVVSGPPVVQPLTPAPTLYARMVVIKNKGIERCDPLALTWAVRRALGSLNIFNAEVILETESVGGRCVFARRALRVGNTGGVVVGYGLFIAGLNIYDSLLIQAEGIGAKRHFGCGIFIPAGSRVAQEHQIKFTEEEKLWQIPTTIKNLPSDLTRRPPREAWTILPCG